Part of the Polaribacter sp. Hel1_33_78 genome is shown below.
AAAAAATATAAACAATCGAATTGATAGCTTAGGAATTGAAAATCACACAGAGTTTTATAATATCGTTTCTGCATTATTTGTCGGAAAAGAAAAATTCCCAAAATCAAAAGGAAAAGAATTGCAGAGCAAATTAAAGAATTTGAGTATAGAAGATTATATAGAAACTACGAATCAAATTCATAAAAAACTTTTAACTGATTCTATATACAAAAAAACCATTGGAGATTTGGGAATGAATATACAACGAATTTGGTCTGACAATTTACCAAGCTCTACCGTCAAAGACTACTTTGGAATTATGAAAAAAATTAATTCTAAAACATATTTTGATACCGATGCTCAAAAATATTTAGACGAAGTTATGGAAGGACTTATGGAAAACCCTGCCAATAGAAAATGGCTTAAACACGCAGGAAAAAAAGGTGGTTCAACCGCTTTTGTCTTAACAGAAGCATTTTACGCAACAGACAAAAAAGGAAACACAACAGAGTTAGCTTACTTTTTCAATGATTTAGGCACTATAGAAAACACAAGATTACAAGGAAGTATGAATGATTTTGAACTAAAAATTTTAACTGATAAAAAGTTCAGAGATAAAATTAAAACGGAACTTAAAAATTAAAAAGCACTATGTACAACATCGTATAAAATTTATTGCTAGTTCTAGCTTTCTTACGAAAGACCTTGCGGACTTTCTACCTTGCCAGCGGCAGGCAGGTCTGTGATTTATTTGCTAAATT
Proteins encoded:
- a CDS encoding serine hydrolase, with the protein product MLKKILIIVGIIIAIIIIIGAIGINYFKPDANLVLNFIKENPNKTAIKLVRNDSLIAERNPNKLMPLASTVKIILAIEYALQSSQGKINPQEEVSIDELAKFYIPNTDGGAHPSWLKSVKNKINDNQITINEIAKGMIRYSSNANTEWLGNTLGLKNINNRIDSLGIENHTEFYNIVSALFVGKEKFPKSKGKELQSKLKNLSIEDYIETTNQIHKKLLTDSIYKKTIGDLGMNIQRIWSDNLPSSTVKDYFGIMKKINSKTYFDTDAQKYLDEVMEGLMENPANRKWLKHAGKKGGSTAFVLTEAFYATDKKGNTTELAYFFNDLGTIENTRLQGSMNDFELKILTDKKFRDKIKTELKN